In Anguilla rostrata isolate EN2019 chromosome 1, ASM1855537v3, whole genome shotgun sequence, a genomic segment contains:
- the cldn23l gene encoding claudin-23 encodes MQTPASMVTGIVCAPLGLVLVFTAAITPQWREGRARLGVARAGGAEATLLRSDGLWESCLQVVESELKQCWPAAGAYQRDGRVRWARGLTLGSLSLCGLGIALASLGVRCWTDFPLRNVAGASGVLIGLSGLLSLAALALYAHNLRALGLGAEPPPAPPPHAYISALLQLSLRPAGSLYFGWVGGCVQVLGGAALVLSFKRPCCSSCARPAASPEDVEAYEINC; translated from the coding sequence ATGCAGACGCCGGCCTCCATGGTGACGGGGATCGTGTGCGCCCCCTtggggctggtgctggtgtTCACGGCGGCCATCACACCGCAGTGGCGGGAAGGGCGGGCGCggctgggcgtggccagggCCGGCGGGGCGGAGGCCACGCTGCTGCGCTCGGACGGGCTGTGGGAGAGCTGCCTGCAGGTGGTGGAGTCGGAGCTGAAGCAGTGCTGGCCGGCCGCGGGGGCCTACCAGCGGGACGGGCGGGTGCGCTGGGCGCGGGGCCTGACGCTGGGCTCCCTCTCGCTGTGCGGCCTGGGCATCGCGCTGGCCAGCCTCGGGGTGCGCTGCTGGACCGACTTCCCGCTGCGCAACGTGGCAGGGGCCAGCGGGGTCCTGATCGGCCTCTCCGGCCTGCTCAGCCTGGCCGCCCTGGCCCTGTACGCCCACAACCTGCGGGCGCTgggcctgggggcggagcctcctcccgccccgcccccgcacgCCTACATCTCCGCCCTGCTCCAGCTCTCCCTCCGCCCCGCCGGCTCGCTCTATTTCGGCTGGGTCGGGGGGTGCGTCCAGGTGCTGGGCGGGGCCGCCCTGGTCCTCAGCTTCAAACgcccctgctgctcctcctgcgcGCGTCCGGCGGCGTCCCCCGAGGACGTGGAGGCCTACGAGATCAACTGCTGA